The following are from one region of the Salvia hispanica cultivar TCC Black 2014 chromosome 1, UniMelb_Shisp_WGS_1.0, whole genome shotgun sequence genome:
- the LOC125202231 gene encoding probable splicing factor 3A subunit 1, whose amino-acid sequence MLGSLPILPLPAPPEDGDLGPLPASQVTEESDDEKNLENEDQKMAIDKPSAPPSVATHTRSIGIIHPPIDIRNIVDKTAQFVAKNGPEFEKRIIAHNEGNAKFNFLRASDPYHAYYQHRLAESRAQNQNAAAQPPQPEPAPESVSSTPAADASDASAKPDPSAQFRTVRKVLDPPEAEQYTVRLPEGITGEELDIIKLTAQFVARNGKSFLTGLTSRESTNPQFHFLRPTHSMFMFFTSLADAYSKVLMPPKGLSDKLKNSVLDMTTVLERCLNRLEWERSQEQARQKAEDEIEQERLQMAMIDWHDFVVVESIDFADEEDEDLPAPMTLEEVIRRSKMSAMEEEDFVEPGKEVEMEMDEEEVQLVEEGMRAANLEENGDVKRNEVKVLLEENEPPMRIVKNWKRPEDRIPAERDPTKYVVSPITGELIPISEMSEHMRISLIDPKFKEQKDRMFAKIRETTLAADDEISRNIVGLARTRPDIFGTTAEEVSNAVKAEIEKKKDEQPKQVMWDGHTGSIGRTASLALSQNTDMEDMGDGLNNDGRSLQGPAPPPRPGMLSIRPLPPPPGLALNIPRPPTMVQYPNPTGAGGVAPPPPGPPVVNVIPSIRPPPPSMPMMHGQNLMGNRPPMPPSMPLNSHNPVPPPPGSQFTPLGGPRFQPGMPMPQPGMSMVPPPPMPLGMPPPPPPEEAPPPLPEEPEPKRQRLDDSFLIPEEQFLAKHPGTARISISVPNTDEGNLKGQILEIAVQSLTETVASLKEKIAGEIQLPSNKQKLSGKAGFLKDNLSLAYYNIGPGEALSLSLRERGGRKR is encoded by the exons ATGCTGGGTTCATTGCCAATATTGCCCCTTCCGGCACCGCCTGAAGACGGCGATCTCGGCCCGTTGCCCGCTTCTCAGGTGACTGAGGAATCTGATGATGAGAAAAATTTGGAGAATGAAGACCAGAAGATGGCCATTGATAAGCCCAGTGCTCCACCATCAGTAGCAACACACACTAGGTCGATAGGAATTATACACCCGCCTATAGACATTAGAAATATTGTAGACAAAACTGCTCAATTTGTGGCAAAAAATGGACCGGAGTTTGAGAAAAGAATTATTGCACACAATGAAGGGAATGCGAAATTCAACTTTTTACGCGCTTCTGATCCTTACCATGCTTATTATCAGCACCGGTTAGCTGAATCTCGAGCACAGAATCAGAATGCTGCTGCACAGCCTCCTCAGCCGGAGCCTGCCCCTGAATCAGTTAGTAGTACTCCAGCGGCTGATGCAAGTGATGCCTCGGCTAAGCCTGACCCTTCTGCCCAATTCCGAACTGTACGTAAGGTTCTTGACCCACCAGAGGCAGAGCAATATACTGTCCGGCTACCTGAAGGGATTACAGGGGAGGAATTGGATATAATTAAGCTCACGGCTCAGTTTGTGGCGAGAAACGGGAAGTCTTTTTTGACTGGTTTGACTAGCAGAGAGAGCACCAATCCTCAGTTTCATTTTCTAAGGCCAACACACAGTATGTTTATGTTCTTTACATCTCTTGCTGATGCTTATTCGAAAGTCTTAATGCCTCCTAAAGGGCTGTCAGATAAGCTAAAAAATAGCGTCCTTGATATGACTACTGTCCTGGAACGCTGCTTAAATCGCCTTGAATGGGAACGGTCGCAAGAGCAGGCTAGGCAAAAAGCTGAAGATGAGATAGAGCAGGAGCGACTGCAGATGGCTATGATTGACTGGCATGACTTTGTTGTGGTTGAGTCAATAGACTTTGCTGATGAAGAGGATGAGGACTTACCTGCTCCAATGACACTTGAGGAAGTGATAAGAAGAAGCAAGATGTCAGCTATGGAGGAAGAAGATTTCGTTGAGCCTGGCAAGGAGgtagaaatggaaatggatGAAGAAGAGGTCCAACTGGTTGAGGAGGGCATGAGGGCAGCAAATCTGGAGGAGAATGGAGATGTGAAGAGGAATGAGGTCAAGGTTTTGCTAGAAGAGAACGAACCACCCATGCGAATTGTGAAAAATTGGAAGAGGCCCGAGGACAGAATCCCAGCTGAAAGGGATCCTACTAAATATGTCGTCTCTCCGATAACTGGCGAGCTAATTCCTATTAGTGAGATGTCCGAACACATGAGAATCTCTCTTATTGATCCCAAGTTTAAGGAACAGAAGGATAGGATGTTTGCTAAGATAAGAGAGACCACCCTTGCTGCGGACGATGAGATATCTAGGAATATTGTAGGACTTGCGAGAACACGGCCTGATATTTTTGGTACAACCGCAGAAGAAGTTTCTAATGCTGTGAAGGCTGAAattgagaagaagaaagatgagCAACCAAAACAGGTCATGTGGGATGGTCATACTGGAAGCATTGGCCGCACAGCCAGCCTGGCCTTGTCTCAGAATACTGATATGGAGGACATGGGTGATGGTTTAAACAATGACGGCAGGAGCCTTCAGGGTCCAGCTCCTCCTCCTAGGCCTGGTATGCTATCAATCAGGCCACTACCTCCACCTCCTGGTCTTGCGTTAAACATTCCCAGGCCCCCCACAATGGTTCAATATCCAAACCCAACCGGCGCTGGTGGTGTTGCACCACCTCCACCCGGCCCCCCTGTAGTCAATGTAATTCCTTCTATTCGCCCTCCACCTCCTTCAATGCCTATGATGCACGGGCAAAATCTTATGGGAAACCGTCCTCCAATGCCGCCATCTATGCCCTTGAATTCTCATAACCCTGTTCCACCACCACCTGGATCGCAGTTTACACCTTTGGGAGGTCCCAGATTCCAACCAGGCATGCCTATGCCCCAACCAGGCATGTCTATGGTTCCTCCACCTCCTATGCCCTTAGGCAtgcctccaccaccaccacctgaAGAGGCCCCTCCACCCCTTCCTGAAGAACCAGAGCCCAAGAGGCAAAGGCTTGACGACTCGTTTCTCATTCCGGAAGAACAGTTCCTTGCAAAACATCCG GGTACTGCTCGTATTAGTATATCAGTGCCTAACACTGATGAAGGAAACCTGAAAGGACAAATTTTGGAGATTGCCGTGCAGTCCTTGACTGAAACAGTTGCAAGTTTGAAAGAGAAAATTGCTGGGGAGATACAGCTTCCTTCAAATAAACAGAAGCTGAGTGGGAAGGCAGGGTTCCTCAAGGACAATTTATCTCTTGCCTATTATAATATTGGACCTGGAGAGGCACTATCTCTTTCTCTTAGAGAACGTGGTGGCAGGAAGAGATGA
- the LOC125201161 gene encoding multiple RNA-binding domain-containing protein 1, with protein sequence MSRICVKNLPKYAAEEHLREFFSQKGEVTDAKLMRTKDGKSRQFGFVGYRTESEAEEAIKYFNKSFMHTARITCEIARKVGDPEAPRPWSRHSLKQKENLPAEDKKATGFKDPKAMEQDGKSKKCIKDDGTDDPQFQEFLEVMQHRSKSKLWANDTVAAVSREKSGLVPDDNYKTEKGEEYEFDGDLEESEGEIDAASKKIDKAQTLAHDEAVSDMDYFKSRIKKNWSDSESSDTEGSTDGTDNSDSDNDESAACKVKRKCDPVEKTIETDVFAGEAENGFSKESKNSDEPSSSPKNDNAEVLESTRLFIRNLPYTATEEELESHFSKYGAVSQAHIVIDKETRRSKGFAYVHFALPEAAARALEEMDSSIFQGRLLHVMLAKQKKPSYVQEIKNDEKPSSKTLKQKRTDERKASEAAGNTKAWNSLFMRPDTVVENIARKFGISKSELLDRESDDLAVRIALGETQVIAETKKALSSAGVNVSSLEEYAAGKTDGVKRSNHVILVKNLPYGSSESELSSMFGKFGSLDKIIIPPTKTMALVIFLEPAEARAAFKGLAYKRYKDGPLYLEWAPGNILSQTSAVDASKAGGELDAKKVVLKHQIEDIAEEDADPDRIESRSLYVKNLNFKTSEESVKKHFAEYMKGGKILSVRIKKHVKNGKTLSMGFGFVEFDSVDTALKVCKDLQGSVLDGHALILQLCHHKKDETIPKKIDNDSSTKLIVRNVAFEATEKDLKQLFSPFGQIKRLRLPMRFGNHRGFAFVEFLTKQEARNALEALSNTHLYGRHLVLERAKEGESLDELRARTAEQFAGSTKLNNKRKQLPLPLLDEGNVKLQRMEE encoded by the exons ATTGCTCGGAAGGTTGGAGATCCCGAAGCTCCTCGTCCTTGGAGCCGACACTCATTGAAGCAAAAGGAGAATTTGCCTGCAGAAGATAAAAAAGCAACTGGTTTTAAAGATCCTAAAGCCATGGAACAAGATGGGAAGAGTAAGAAATGTATCAAGGATGATGGGACTGATGATCCCCAATTTCAAGAGTTTCTTGAGGTTATGCAGCATCGGAGCAAGTCAAAATTGTGGGCGAATGATACAGTAGCTGCAGTCTCTCGTGAGAAAAGTGGTTTGGTGCCAGATGACAATTACAAGACGGAAAAAGGAGAGGAATATGAATTTGACGGAGATCTTGAAGAATCAGAAGGAGAAATTGATGCTGcatcaaaaaaaatagacaaagcTCAAACTTTGGCTCACGATGAAGCTGTATCCGACATGGATTATTTCAAGAGCAGAATTAAAAAGAATTGGTCAGATTCAGAAAGTAGTGATACCGAGGGTAGTACGGATGGCACTGATAATAGTGATAGTGATAATGATGAAAGTGCTGCAtgtaaagtaaagagaaaatgtGATCCTGTTGAGAAGACAATTGAAACTGATGTTTTTGCTGGGGAGGCTGAAAATGGCTTCTCTAAAGAAAGCAAGAACTCAGATGAACCATCATCCAGTCCGAAAAACGATAATGCTGAAGTTCTAGAATCTACCCGTCTGTTCATCCGCAATCTTCCCTACACTGCCAC CGAGGAGGAACTAGAAAGTCACTTCAGCAAGTATGGTGCTGTATCTCAAGCCCATATAGTTATTGACAAAGAAACAAGACGCTCCAAAGGGTTTGCTTATGTTCATTTTGCTCTCCCAGAAGCTGCTGCTAG GGCTTTGGAAGAGATGGACAGCTCAATTTTTCAGGGGAGGCTGTTGCATGTTATGCTTGCTAAACAAAAAAAGCCTTCTTATGTGCAAGA gattaaaaatgatgaaaaaccATCTTCGAAAACACTTAAGCAGAAAAGGACTGACGAAAGGAAGGCATCAGAAGCTGCCGGAAACACAAAAGCATGGAATAGTTTATTTATGCGTCCTGATACG GTGGTTGAGAACATTGCACGCAAATTTGGTATCAGTAAGAGTGAACTTCTAGATAGAGAATCTGATGACCTTGCTGTGAGAATTGCACTGGGGGAAACTCAGGTCATCGCTGAGACTAAAAAAGCTCTATCAAGTGCTGGGGTTAATGTTTCCTCATTGGAAGAGTATGCCGCTGGTAAAACTGATGGTGTAAAGAGAAGCAACCATGTTATATTAGTGAAGAATTTACCATATGGTTCATCAGAAAGTGAATTATCAAGTATGTTCGGCAAGTTTGGCAGCttggataaaataattatccCCCCTACTAAAACCATGGCTTTG GTTATCTTTTTGGAACCTGCTGAAGCCCGTGCAGCTTTCAAAGGTTTAGCATACAAGCGTTACAA GGACGGCCCACTGTACTTGGAATGGGCACCTGGTAATATTCTTAGTCAAACCTCAGCTGTTGATGCTAGTAAAGCTGGCGGTGAACTTGATGCAAAGAAAGTTGTGCTGAAGCATCAGATTGAAGATATTGCGGAAGAAGATGCTGACCCTGATAGGATCGAG TCACGCTCATTATATGTCAAGAACCTGAACTTCAAAACATCTGAAGAAAGTGTGAAAAAGCATTTTGCAGAGTACATGAAGGGAGGAAAGATTCTTAGTGTCAGG ATCAAGAAGCATGTAAAGAATGGGAAGACTCTTTCAATGGGATTTGGTTTCGTAGAGTTTGATAGTGTTGATACAGCATTGAAGGTTTGCAAGGACCTACAG GGATCTGTTCTGGATGGGCATGCCCTCATCTTGCAACTTTGCCATCATAAGAAAGATGAAACGATacctaaaaaaattgataatgatAGCTCAACAAAATTGATTGTGAGGAATGTAGCTTTTGAGGCAACCGAAAAGGATCTCAAGCAATTATTTAGTCCCTTTGGTCAG ATAAAGAGATTGAGGTTGCCAATGAGGTTTGGAAACCATAGAGGTTTTGCTTTCGTAGAGTTTCTCACGAAACAAGAAGCTCGGAATGCCCTTGAAGCGCTCTCAAACACCCATCTCTACGGTCGTCACTTGGTACTGGAGAGGGCAAAAGAAGGAGAGAGCTTAGACGAATTGCGGGCAAGAACAGCCGAGCAGTTTGCGGGCTCTACTAAGttaaacaataaaagaaaGCAGCTTCCTCTTCCCCTACTAGATGAAGGGAATGTCAAGCTTCAAAGAATGGAAGAATAG